Proteins found in one Rhodobacter capsulatus SB 1003 genomic segment:
- a CDS encoding GNAT family N-acetyltransferase, with translation MSLPAHLATDRLALRPLAAEDEAACVAALSDFEVVRWLAPVPWPYGAGDFRAFLADPVPAARWVICRDDAFLGMIGLQGQFGYWLARPAWGQGFASEAARAVLAAHFRSAAAEPVRAGYFEGNARSARVLAKLGFREIGRSRVPSLALDAILPHVELKLSRAAFDAACAG, from the coding sequence GTGAGCCTGCCCGCGCATCTGGCAACTGACCGGCTGGCGCTGCGCCCGCTTGCGGCCGAGGATGAGGCCGCCTGTGTCGCGGCGCTCTCGGATTTCGAAGTGGTGCGCTGGCTTGCCCCCGTGCCCTGGCCCTATGGGGCCGGGGATTTCCGCGCCTTTCTGGCCGATCCCGTGCCCGCGGCGCGCTGGGTGATCTGCCGCGACGATGCGTTTCTTGGCATGATCGGGCTGCAGGGCCAGTTCGGCTATTGGCTGGCGCGTCCGGCCTGGGGGCAGGGCTTTGCCAGCGAGGCCGCCCGGGCGGTTCTGGCGGCGCATTTCCGTTCTGCCGCCGCCGAGCCGGTGCGCGCGGGCTATTTCGAGGGCAATGCCCGTTCGGCCCGCGTGCTGGCGAAGCTCGGTTTTCGCGAGATCGGCCGCTCTCGTGTCCCGTCGCTCGCGCTCGATGCGATCCTGCCGCATGTGGAACTGAAACTGAGCCGCGCCGCCTTTGACGCCGCCTGCGCAGGCTGA